A single genomic interval of Desulfobacterales bacterium harbors:
- a CDS encoding phosphotransferase: protein MHLEQLEPPDLPEAVITCLLQMDRTTDDCCAVQPMAGDGSDRHFFRLTFRDGATLVAILPGPDEKSMAEARAAHRIGIHLFQRGVPVPEILAFDPGSGALLCEDLGTVLLQDAAALASPEERLALYRQAIEVLVHMQLSGCQGFDPGWCWDTVRYDKELMLTRESGYFLEAFCKNDLGLKKLPKGLDREFQRLAARGAGSPAGFFLHRDFQSRNLMVLDNRIRVIDFQGGRLGPLPYDLASLLLDPYVALDGFLQKRLREYYLDLLEERLDIDRQRFRRDYAQLALQRNLQIIGAFAFLCREKHKKFFRPYLKPAVKSLYEQLAMTTGADYPCLRQLSAFCLTQLGRPAG from the coding sequence ATGCACCTTGAACAGCTGGAACCCCCTGACCTGCCCGAAGCCGTAATAACCTGCCTGTTGCAGATGGACCGGACAACGGATGATTGTTGCGCCGTGCAACCCATGGCCGGCGACGGCTCGGACCGGCATTTCTTTCGCCTGACCTTCCGGGACGGCGCCACTCTGGTTGCAATTCTGCCCGGACCGGATGAAAAAAGCATGGCCGAGGCCCGGGCCGCTCACCGGATCGGCATCCACCTGTTCCAACGCGGTGTACCAGTGCCGGAGATCCTTGCATTTGACCCCGGGTCAGGGGCCCTGCTCTGCGAGGACCTCGGCACCGTCCTGCTCCAGGATGCCGCGGCCCTGGCCTCGCCCGAAGAACGGCTGGCGCTTTATCGACAGGCCATTGAGGTGCTTGTCCATATGCAGCTCAGCGGCTGTCAGGGGTTCGATCCCGGCTGGTGCTGGGACACGGTGCGCTATGACAAGGAATTGATGCTCACCCGGGAATCCGGCTATTTCCTTGAGGCATTCTGCAAAAACGACCTGGGACTGAAGAAACTGCCCAAGGGGCTTGACAGGGAGTTCCAGCGCCTTGCCGCCAGGGGCGCCGGCAGCCCGGCTGGTTTTTTCCTGCACCGCGACTTCCAGTCCCGCAACCTGATGGTCCTTGACAACCGGATCCGGGTGATCGACTTCCAGGGCGGACGATTAGGACCGTTACCCTATGATCTCGCCTCCCTGCTCCTGGACCCCTACGTGGCCCTGGACGGATTCCTGCAGAAAAGGCTGCGGGAATACTATCTCGACCTGCTCGAAGAGCGACTGGACATCGACCGGCAAAGGTTTCGCCGGGACTATGCCCAGCTTGCCCTGCAACGCAACCTGCAGATCATCGGCGCCTTTGCCTTTCTTTGCCGGGAGAAACACAAAAAATTCTTCCGCCCCTATCTCAAACCGGCGGTAAAGTCCCTGTACGAACAACTTGCAATGACAACAGGGGCCGACTATCCTTGTCTGCGTCAGCTGTCCGCCTTCTGCCTGACCCAGTTGGGCCGGCCGGCGGGATAA
- a CDS encoding NDP-sugar synthase, with protein MQAMIPAAGLGTRLRPYTLLRPKPLLPILGIPLLDLTIGALRRAGAATILVNAHHLKEQIRAAVTGRAGIVLQEEEKILGIGGGLRLALARLGPEPLLVVNGDIYHDLDLGDIYRRHCQSGAEVTMVLHDFPRFNSVLVRQGNVHGFARPDTGVAGNMRRLAFTGIHVLNPELLRPIPATGFADIIDRYRDILKSGTTIRAEVVSGHFWTDIGTIPDYLALNRGLLKGNIPACAELAGIVAQGPLHCAPGVDLGPGVRLRNWVFIGANARIGANAELSGCVVWENGNVPANMVLAKAIIPDAALPAVPPEA; from the coding sequence ATGCAGGCGATGATTCCGGCGGCCGGTCTCGGGACCAGGCTGCGCCCCTATACCCTGCTCAGGCCCAAGCCCCTGCTGCCGATACTGGGCATTCCCCTGCTTGATCTGACCATCGGCGCCCTGCGCCGGGCCGGCGCCGCCACCATCCTGGTCAATGCCCATCATCTCAAGGAACAGATCCGGGCCGCGGTTACGGGCCGGGCCGGCATCGTTCTCCAGGAAGAAGAAAAAATTCTCGGCATCGGCGGCGGCCTGCGGCTGGCCCTTGCCCGTCTCGGCCCGGAGCCGCTGCTGGTGGTGAACGGTGATATTTATCATGATCTTGACCTGGGCGATATTTACCGGCGTCACTGCCAAAGCGGCGCCGAGGTGACCATGGTGCTCCACGACTTTCCCCGGTTCAACTCGGTGCTGGTGCGCCAGGGGAATGTCCATGGTTTTGCCCGGCCGGACACAGGGGTTGCCGGCAACATGCGCCGGCTGGCATTTACCGGGATCCATGTTCTCAACCCCGAGCTTCTCCGGCCGATCCCGGCAACCGGTTTCGCCGATATCATCGACCGGTACCGGGATATTCTGAAATCCGGGACCACAATCCGGGCCGAGGTGGTAAGCGGCCACTTCTGGACCGACATCGGCACCATACCCGATTACCTGGCCCTTAACCGCGGCCTGTTAAAGGGAAATATCCCGGCCTGTGCCGAGCTTGCCGGAATCGTTGCCCAGGGCCCGCTCCACTGCGCCCCGGGCGTTGACCTGGGCCCGGGGGTAAGGCTGCGCAACTGGGTTTTTATCGGCGCAAACGCCCGGATCGGTGCCAATGCCGAACTGAGCGGATGTGTGGTCTGGGAGAACGGAAATGTTCCAGCCAACATGGTGCTTGCCAAGGCGATCATCCCCGATGCGGCTTTACCGGCCGTCCCCCCGGAGGCTTGA
- a CDS encoding histidinol-phosphatase, producing the protein MLIDTSVDGHVHTRLCHHARGTMEEYVQSAVARGLARIIFLEHLEEGISYFETTWLTDRDFDGYFQEGERLQKKYRHRIEIGLGVEVGYNPRCGARIRDRLAAHPWDRIGISYHFLQARGRHLNLVSHQQSNIKALRAAGPEAVISAYLRTLRQAVLELPGTVLCHFDAMLRYVPGVSFTDEHQPLIGELLDAVAAKKMAVEVNTSGYPIRNEPFPSVALLREVVKRSIPLTAGSDAHRPEEVGRYFDELKLLGQALAR; encoded by the coding sequence ATGTTGATCGATACCAGCGTTGACGGCCATGTCCACACCCGCCTCTGCCACCACGCCCGGGGCACGATGGAGGAGTACGTGCAATCCGCCGTGGCCAGGGGGCTGGCCCGGATCATCTTTCTCGAACACCTGGAGGAAGGGATCAGCTATTTTGAGACCACCTGGCTCACGGACCGGGATTTTGACGGATACTTCCAGGAGGGGGAACGGCTGCAGAAAAAATACCGGCACCGGATCGAGATCGGCCTCGGGGTGGAGGTGGGCTACAACCCCCGCTGCGGGGCAAGGATCCGGGACCGGCTGGCTGCCCATCCCTGGGACCGGATCGGCATCTCCTACCACTTCCTCCAGGCCCGGGGCCGCCATCTCAACCTGGTGAGCCACCAGCAGAGCAATATCAAGGCCCTGCGGGCCGCGGGTCCCGAAGCCGTGATCAGCGCCTATCTCCGCACCCTGCGCCAGGCGGTTCTGGAGTTGCCGGGCACGGTGCTCTGTCATTTCGACGCCATGCTCCGCTATGTGCCCGGCGTTTCCTTTACCGACGAGCATCAACCACTGATCGGTGAACTCCTGGACGCGGTTGCCGCAAAGAAAATGGCCGTGGAGGTGAACACCTCCGGCTATCCGATCAGAAACGAGCCCTTCCCGTCCGTGGCCCTGCTCAGGGAGGTGGTCAAACGATCCATCCCGCTCACCGCCGGCTCCGATGCCCACCGGCCCGAGGAGGTGGGCCGCTACTTCGACGAGTTGAAACTCCTGGGCCAAGCACTGGCCCGCTGA
- a CDS encoding YkgJ family cysteine cluster protein, with protein MSKASNHGREKTLFGTETNPSKVLPSKYTLKDKIKFRCHPGVPCFTQCCRNIKIVLTPYDILMLRRRLNMDAAEFIHTYAEPTYLQKTDFPGVIIKMNEQGICPFLESETRGCSVYTDRPTACRYYPVGMANFHEGTQDEQEEEQFYFIVKEDHCQGFAEDRTWTIRDWREDQGVDLRDKMNKGWMEIVMRRKSFGFQATLSEQAKRMFFMASTDIDQLRKFIFETSFLDNYEVDRETLDTIREDDVELILWSYKLLASMLFGTNDVKVKEEKLKAKVEELKRSHEEKGRAMEEKAEAEWRDLRQEFERKQAAKGK; from the coding sequence ATGAGTAAAGCCAGCAACCACGGCAGGGAGAAGACCCTTTTCGGCACAGAGACCAACCCCAGCAAGGTCCTGCCGAGCAAATATACCCTGAAAGACAAGATCAAGTTTCGTTGTCATCCCGGTGTTCCCTGTTTCACCCAGTGCTGCCGGAATATCAAAATCGTGCTCACCCCATACGACATCCTCATGCTCCGCCGCCGGCTGAACATGGATGCCGCCGAATTTATCCATACCTATGCCGAGCCCACCTATCTGCAGAAGACTGATTTCCCCGGGGTGATCATTAAAATGAACGAGCAGGGGATCTGTCCGTTTCTCGAATCCGAGACCAGGGGCTGCAGCGTCTACACCGACCGGCCCACGGCCTGCCGCTACTACCCGGTGGGGATGGCCAACTTCCACGAGGGCACCCAGGATGAGCAGGAAGAGGAGCAGTTCTACTTCATCGTCAAGGAGGACCATTGCCAGGGGTTTGCAGAGGACCGGACCTGGACCATCCGCGACTGGCGGGAGGACCAGGGGGTTGACTTGAGAGACAAGATGAACAAGGGCTGGATGGAGATTGTCATGCGGCGCAAGTCATTCGGCTTTCAGGCGACCTTGAGCGAGCAGGCCAAGCGGATGTTCTTCATGGCCAGCACTGATATCGACCAGTTGCGCAAGTTCATCTTCGAGACCTCGTTTCTTGACAACTACGAGGTGGACCGGGAGACCCTGGATACGATCAGGGAAGATGACGTGGAACTGATCCTCTGGTCCTACAAGCTGCTCGCCTCCATGCTTTTCGGCACCAATGATGTCAAGGTCAAGGAGGAGAAACTCAAGGCCAAGGTCGAGGAGCTGAAAAGGAGTCACGAGGAAAAGGGCCGGGCCATGGAGGAGAAGGCCGAGGCCGAGTGGCGGGATCTCAGGCAGGAATTTGAAAGGAAACAGGCGGCCAAGGGCAAGTAA
- the nifJ gene encoding pyruvate:ferredoxin (flavodoxin) oxidoreductase has translation MSRKMVTIDGNQACTHVAYATSEVITIYPITPSTPMAAESDVKAAAGQKNIWGSVPVVTQMQSEGGVAGSLHGSLATGVLCTTFTASQGLLLMLPNMYKIAGELTPTVFHITARSIACQGLSIFGDHSDVMAVRQTGWGMLCSRNVQECQDMALISTQASLKSRIPFLHFFDGFRTSHEIQKIEQLTNEDMAAIIDEELIAAHRQRALTPDRPTIRGTAQNPDVYFIGRETVNKYYNAVPGIIQETMDRFAELTGRQYHLFDYHGAPDAEDIVVMMGSGCETVAATVDYLASQGRKIGLVIVRLFRPFDTRAMVNAMPASVKRITVLDRTKEPGSTGDPLYLDVRAAVGETAEANRTAGQPIILSGRYGLGSAEFTPAMVKAVFDNMTAWAPKNHFCVGPADDVAFTSLDYDKSFSIEGDEVYRAMFYGLGSDGTVGANKNTIKIIGTETDNNAQGYFVYDSKKSGSITTSHLRFGKNPVVAPYLINKANFIACHNFSFLDKYDMLANLEDNGTFLLTTTFDKKQIWKHLPAKVQQQLIDKKAKFYIIDAISLGQALGLGARINMIMQTAFFLISGILTKAEAIKAIKDAIKKTYGKKGDKVVQMNYDAVDGAVSNIVAVKVPARISGHQMPPVVPEDAPDFVKQVTAKMIEGKGEEIKVSQMPDDGTWPTATTQYEKRNIAVSVPEWLPENCIQCGQCSMVCPHAAIRLKIVKDSDLKRAPRSFKSVKAVGKKFSGRQATIQVFTEDCCGCTLCLNTCPAKKKALQMVANTEALGKVEARNVKYFLNLPEIDPTEINPATVKGSQLLRPLFEFSGACAGCGETPYIKLASQMFGDRMLVANATGCSSIYSGNLPTTPYCKRGDGRGPAWANSLFEDNAEFGLGMRASVNKLSAQAVELLDQAVAAKLITRKMAGDLISAPQKSQQEIEAQRDRVAKLKAKLKGSDNVIAKRLLPVADYLVKKSVWIIGGDGWAYDIGYGGLDHVLASGENVNVLILDTEVYSNTGGQMSKSTPRAATAQFAAGGKRMPKKDIGMIFSTYGNVYVAKVSMGANPGQVARAFAEAEAYDGPSLIIAYAHCINHGLNLAKGLEQQKLAVKCGHWPLYRYNPELEETDKNPLHIDSKAPSIPFAEYALNENRYRALKMTNPAMVDELMALVQKDVEKGWKFLEGRAKALEPGQD, from the coding sequence ATGTCCCGTAAGATGGTAACCATTGACGGTAACCAGGCCTGTACCCATGTGGCCTACGCAACCAGCGAAGTCATCACCATTTACCCGATCACCCCCTCCACCCCGATGGCGGCCGAGTCCGATGTCAAGGCCGCTGCCGGTCAGAAGAACATCTGGGGCTCGGTGCCGGTGGTCACCCAGATGCAGTCCGAAGGCGGGGTGGCCGGGTCGTTGCACGGCTCCCTGGCAACCGGTGTTTTATGCACCACCTTCACCGCCTCCCAGGGCCTGCTGCTGATGCTCCCCAATATGTACAAAATCGCCGGCGAGCTGACCCCGACCGTGTTCCATATCACCGCCCGGTCGATTGCCTGCCAGGGACTGTCGATCTTCGGCGATCACAGCGACGTGATGGCGGTCCGCCAGACCGGCTGGGGCATGCTCTGTTCCCGGAACGTCCAGGAGTGCCAGGACATGGCCCTGATCTCCACCCAGGCCTCGCTCAAATCCCGCATCCCCTTTCTCCATTTCTTTGACGGCTTCCGGACCTCCCACGAGATCCAGAAGATCGAGCAACTCACCAATGAGGACATGGCGGCGATCATTGACGAGGAGCTGATCGCGGCCCACCGTCAACGGGCCCTGACCCCGGACCGGCCGACCATCCGCGGTACGGCCCAGAACCCGGACGTCTACTTTATCGGCCGGGAAACGGTGAACAAGTACTACAACGCCGTACCCGGCATCATCCAGGAGACCATGGACCGGTTCGCCGAACTCACCGGCCGGCAGTATCACCTGTTTGACTACCACGGCGCGCCTGATGCCGAGGATATCGTGGTGATGATGGGCTCCGGCTGCGAGACCGTTGCCGCCACTGTCGATTATCTGGCCTCCCAGGGCAGGAAGATCGGCCTGGTCATCGTCCGTCTGTTCCGGCCCTTTGATACCAGGGCCATGGTCAACGCCATGCCGGCCTCGGTCAAGCGGATCACCGTGCTCGACCGCACCAAGGAGCCGGGTTCCACCGGCGACCCCCTGTATCTCGACGTCCGCGCCGCGGTCGGCGAGACGGCCGAGGCCAACCGGACGGCCGGCCAGCCGATCATCCTGAGCGGCCGCTACGGCCTCGGCTCGGCCGAGTTCACCCCGGCCATGGTCAAGGCGGTGTTCGACAACATGACCGCCTGGGCCCCGAAGAACCATTTCTGTGTCGGACCTGCCGACGATGTGGCCTTTACCAGCCTGGACTATGACAAATCCTTCAGTATCGAGGGCGACGAGGTCTACCGGGCCATGTTCTACGGCCTGGGCTCGGACGGCACCGTGGGCGCCAACAAGAACACCATCAAGATTATCGGCACAGAGACCGATAACAACGCCCAGGGCTATTTTGTCTACGACTCCAAGAAGTCCGGCTCGATCACCACCAGCCATCTCCGCTTCGGCAAGAACCCGGTGGTGGCGCCCTACCTGATCAACAAGGCCAACTTCATCGCCTGCCACAACTTCTCCTTCCTGGACAAGTATGACATGCTGGCCAACCTGGAGGACAACGGCACCTTCCTCCTGACCACCACCTTTGACAAGAAGCAGATCTGGAAACACCTGCCCGCCAAGGTCCAGCAGCAGTTGATCGACAAGAAGGCCAAGTTCTACATCATCGACGCCATCAGCCTGGGCCAGGCCCTGGGTCTCGGCGCCCGGATCAATATGATCATGCAGACCGCCTTCTTCCTGATCTCCGGCATCCTGACCAAGGCCGAGGCGATCAAGGCGATCAAGGACGCGATCAAGAAGACCTATGGCAAGAAGGGTGACAAGGTCGTGCAGATGAACTACGACGCGGTGGACGGCGCGGTGAGCAATATCGTCGCGGTCAAGGTGCCTGCCAGGATCAGCGGTCACCAGATGCCGCCGGTGGTCCCCGAGGACGCCCCGGACTTTGTCAAGCAGGTCACTGCCAAGATGATCGAGGGCAAGGGCGAGGAGATCAAGGTCTCCCAGATGCCGGACGACGGCACCTGGCCCACTGCCACCACCCAGTACGAAAAACGCAATATCGCGGTTTCCGTGCCCGAATGGCTGCCGGAGAACTGCATCCAGTGCGGTCAATGTTCCATGGTCTGCCCCCATGCCGCCATCCGGCTGAAGATCGTCAAGGACAGTGATCTGAAGCGGGCGCCCAGGTCGTTCAAGAGCGTCAAGGCGGTGGGCAAGAAGTTCAGCGGCCGCCAGGCGACCATCCAGGTCTTTACCGAGGACTGCTGCGGCTGCACCCTGTGCCTCAACACCTGCCCGGCCAAGAAAAAGGCCCTGCAGATGGTTGCCAATACCGAGGCCCTCGGCAAGGTCGAGGCCAGAAACGTAAAATACTTCCTCAATCTGCCGGAGATCGATCCCACCGAGATCAACCCGGCCACGGTCAAGGGCAGCCAGCTGCTGCGACCGCTGTTCGAGTTCTCCGGGGCCTGCGCCGGCTGCGGCGAGACCCCCTATATCAAGCTGGCCAGCCAGATGTTCGGCGACCGGATGCTGGTGGCCAATGCCACCGGCTGCTCCTCGATCTACAGCGGCAACCTGCCCACCACCCCCTACTGCAAGCGGGGCGACGGACGGGGCCCGGCCTGGGCCAACTCGCTGTTTGAGGACAATGCCGAGTTCGGTCTCGGGATGCGCGCCTCGGTGAACAAACTGAGCGCCCAGGCAGTGGAGTTGCTCGACCAGGCGGTGGCAGCCAAGCTGATCACCAGGAAGATGGCAGGCGACCTGATTTCCGCCCCGCAGAAGAGCCAGCAGGAGATCGAGGCCCAGCGCGACCGGGTGGCCAAGCTGAAAGCCAAGCTCAAAGGCAGCGACAATGTCATTGCCAAACGGCTGCTGCCGGTGGCTGATTACCTGGTCAAGAAATCGGTCTGGATCATCGGCGGCGACGGCTGGGCCTACGATATCGGCTACGGCGGCCTGGACCATGTGCTTGCCTCGGGCGAGAACGTCAATGTCCTGATCCTGGACACCGAGGTCTACTCCAACACCGGCGGCCAGATGTCCAAGTCGACCCCGCGCGCGGCCACGGCCCAGTTTGCCGCTGGCGGCAAGCGGATGCCGAAAAAGGATATCGGCATGATCTTTTCCACCTACGGCAATGTCTATGTGGCCAAGGTGAGCATGGGCGCCAATCCCGGCCAGGTGGCCCGGGCCTTTGCCGAGGCCGAGGCCTATGACGGACCGTCGCTGATCATCGCCTATGCCCACTGCATCAACCACGGCCTCAACCTGGCCAAGGGCCTGGAGCAGCAGAAGCTGGCGGTTAAATGCGGACACTGGCCCCTTTACCGCTACAATCCCGAACTGGAAGAGACGGACAAGAACCCGCTCCACATCGATTCCAAGGCGCCGTCGATTCCCTTTGCCGAGTATGCCTTGAACGAGAACCGCTACCGGGCCCTGAAGATGACCAACCCGGCAATGGTCGACGAGTTGATGGCCCTGGTGCAGAAGGACGTGGAAAAGGGTTGGAAGTTCCTGGAAGGCCGGGCCAAGGCCCTGGAGCCGGGCCAGGATTAA
- a CDS encoding CBS and ACT domain-containing protein has product MLIKDWMAKDILTVDENTSVMRASRIMKENSVRRLPVLSHGKLVGIITDRDLKDASPSKTNSLDIHEMYYLLSEMKVKDVMTADPICMQGDESLEKAAIVMLENKISGILVVDEARHLAGILSETDVILGFLNSSGIKDGTYNYVLELPDSPGAVTAGITIMRDHKARIVSVQTSYDSGAGKKKVSIRIDISKVADLAALHEDLEENFTILFHGQDDLTNLPRKNTS; this is encoded by the coding sequence ATGCTGATCAAAGACTGGATGGCAAAGGATATCCTGACAGTGGACGAAAACACCTCGGTCATGCGCGCCTCCCGGATAATGAAAGAGAACAGCGTCCGCCGCCTTCCCGTACTCAGTCACGGCAAGCTGGTCGGTATCATCACCGACCGGGATCTGAAGGATGCCTCGCCCTCCAAGACCAATTCCCTGGATATCCACGAGATGTACTATCTGCTCTCCGAGATGAAGGTCAAGGATGTGATGACCGCGGACCCGATCTGCATGCAGGGGGACGAATCCCTGGAAAAAGCGGCCATTGTCATGCTTGAGAACAAGATCTCCGGTATCCTGGTGGTGGATGAGGCCAGGCATCTTGCCGGCATTTTAAGCGAAACCGATGTCATTCTCGGCTTCCTGAACAGCTCCGGGATCAAGGACGGCACCTATAACTATGTCCTGGAACTGCCCGACTCGCCCGGCGCGGTCACCGCCGGCATCACCATCATGCGCGACCACAAGGCCCGGATAGTCAGCGTCCAGACCTCCTATGACAGTGGTGCCGGAAAAAAGAAGGTCTCGATCCGGATCGATATCAGCAAGGTGGCGGATCTTGCCGCCCTGCACGAGGATTTAGAAGAAAATTTCACAATACTTTTCCACGGCCAAGACGATTTGACCAACCTGCCGCGGAAAAACACATCTTGA
- the pabB gene encoding aminodeoxychorismate synthase component I yields MFPGPVGERSLAALFAALDNEERFALFETTRISGPEHRTLLFRRPVDCLTCRSGDDVREFFTRAEEMLAQGYYLAGWFAYEFGYLLEPALAAAAWDHGDGDRVLAELGVYNGPHVLDNVSGEFSGAGPWPATEPDLTADCSFSVTNLGPTQEQQTYLERIRTIKEYIAAGDTYQVNYTIKLCFDFAGSAAALYRSLRRNQSVSYGAYLKGGEQRILSFSPELFFRKQGGTLTVRPMKGTVRRGRTIDEDAEMRRFLREDIKNRSENVMIVDLLRNDLGRLSPVGGGNGVRVRSLFEVETYETLHQMTSTVEATVAPELPLKQMFEALFPCGSVTGAPKIRTMEIIRELESGPRGVYTGAVGYITPDRDAVFNVPIRTLVINGSQGEMGIGSGIVWDSDPPREWEECCLKGDFLTRPLPEFQLIETLLWRPGSGYWLLDLHLERLTASAEYLGFYLELEKVCKELQGAAEGFVNQGAGRQRVRLTLAKDGGVTITSSRLTPANAEPLAGGDLPRVCFSEEPVHSTSPYLYHKTTRRGFYEQELKKAIAAGCFEVLFVNQRDQVTEGSFTNLFIEKDGFFLTPPVSAGLLNGVFRRHFLADKPEKVREAILYRQDLEQADAIYVANSVRGLVRVVLNHKCRMQNEES; encoded by the coding sequence ATGTTTCCAGGCCCGGTTGGCGAAAGATCACTGGCAGCACTTTTCGCCGCGCTCGACAATGAGGAGCGGTTCGCCCTGTTCGAAACCACCCGGATCTCCGGGCCGGAACACCGGACCCTGCTTTTTCGCCGGCCGGTGGACTGTCTGACCTGCCGGTCGGGCGACGATGTAAGGGAATTTTTTACCCGGGCCGAGGAAATGCTGGCCCAGGGATATTATCTGGCCGGCTGGTTTGCCTACGAATTCGGCTATCTTCTGGAGCCGGCCCTGGCCGCGGCGGCCTGGGATCATGGTGACGGTGACCGGGTCCTGGCGGAACTGGGCGTCTATAACGGCCCCCATGTCCTTGATAATGTCAGCGGGGAATTCTCCGGCGCCGGCCCCTGGCCCGCCACGGAACCGGATTTGACCGCGGATTGTTCCTTTAGCGTGACCAACCTGGGGCCGACCCAGGAGCAGCAGACCTACCTTGAACGGATCCGGACGATCAAGGAGTATATTGCTGCCGGTGATACCTACCAGGTCAACTATACCATTAAACTCTGTTTTGATTTCGCCGGCTCGGCAGCAGCCCTGTACCGCAGCCTGCGCCGCAACCAGAGCGTGTCCTATGGGGCATATCTCAAAGGGGGCGAGCAGCGGATCCTCTCCTTTTCGCCGGAACTCTTTTTTCGCAAGCAGGGCGGCACGCTGACCGTGCGGCCGATGAAGGGCACGGTCCGCCGGGGCCGGACCATTGACGAGGATGCGGAGATGAGGCGGTTCCTGCGCGAGGACATCAAGAACCGGAGCGAGAACGTGATGATCGTTGACCTGTTGCGCAACGATCTCGGCCGTCTGAGCCCGGTAGGCGGCGGCAACGGGGTGCGGGTGCGCTCGCTCTTTGAGGTGGAGACCTACGAGACCCTGCACCAGATGACCTCCACGGTGGAGGCAACGGTGGCGCCGGAGCTTCCGCTCAAGCAGATGTTTGAGGCGCTTTTCCCCTGCGGCTCGGTCACCGGCGCCCCCAAGATCCGCACCATGGAGATCATCCGCGAACTGGAAAGCGGACCCCGGGGGGTCTATACCGGGGCTGTTGGTTATATTACCCCGGACCGGGACGCGGTGTTCAACGTACCGATCCGTACCCTGGTGATCAACGGTTCCCAGGGGGAGATGGGCATCGGCTCCGGCATTGTCTGGGATTCCGACCCGCCCCGGGAGTGGGAGGAATGTTGTCTCAAGGGTGATTTCCTGACCAGGCCGTTACCGGAGTTCCAGTTGATCGAGACCCTGCTCTGGCGGCCCGGGTCCGGGTACTGGCTGCTGGATCTCCACCTGGAGCGGTTGACCGCCTCGGCCGAATACCTTGGTTTTTATCTGGAGCTGGAAAAGGTCTGTAAAGAGCTGCAAGGGGCGGCTGAAGGGTTTGTCAACCAGGGGGCCGGCCGCCAGCGGGTCCGGCTGACCCTGGCCAAGGACGGCGGGGTAACGATTACCAGCAGCCGATTGACCCCGGCCAACGCAGAGCCGCTGGCAGGCGGCGATCTGCCCCGGGTCTGTTTTTCGGAAGAACCGGTGCACTCCACCTCTCCCTATCTCTATCACAAGACCACCCGGCGTGGGTTTTATGAACAGGAACTGAAAAAGGCGATAGCAGCAGGCTGTTTTGAGGTGCTGTTCGTCAACCAGCGCGACCAGGTCACCGAGGGCAGCTTTACCAACCTGTTTATTGAAAAGGATGGGTTTTTCTTAACGCCACCGGTCTCTGCCGGACTCCTGAACGGGGTGTTCCGCCGTCATTTCCTTGCTGACAAGCCGGAAAAGGTCCGGGAGGCAATCCTCTATCGCCAGGACCTGGAGCAGGCCGATGCGATCTATGTGGCCAATTCGGTGCGCGGCCTGGTCAGGGTGGTTTTAAATCATAAATGCAGAATGCAGAATGAAGAATCATGA
- a CDS encoding pancreas/duodenum homeobox protein 1, whose product MSNSDPFGNLFPEEILQELMPADRADRFFEALYGDVNEGSYDIALAYLGHDHDNNLLRFELQLRERPGKCLACNLTYGLPDVFARHPLINIKGVVEQICARLAGEQSCTQWSLGHTRARSRDLHAIPLEIRLG is encoded by the coding sequence ATGAGTAACTCCGACCCCTTTGGCAACCTGTTTCCAGAAGAGATATTACAAGAGCTCATGCCGGCCGACCGGGCCGACCGTTTTTTCGAGGCCCTGTACGGCGACGTTAACGAAGGGTCCTATGACATAGCCCTGGCCTATCTCGGTCACGACCATGACAATAATCTGCTCCGCTTCGAACTCCAACTCAGGGAGCGGCCCGGCAAATGTCTGGCCTGCAACCTCACCTACGGCCTGCCCGATGTCTTTGCCCGCCACCCGCTGATCAATATAAAAGGGGTGGTCGAACAGATCTGCGCCCGCCTGGCCGGCGAGCAGAGCTGTACCCAATGGAGCCTGGGCCACACCCGCGCCAGGAGCCGGGATCTGCACGCCATCCCGCTGGAGATCCGGCTGGGTTAG